The Silene latifolia isolate original U9 population chromosome X, ASM4854445v1, whole genome shotgun sequence genome contains the following window.
GTTTTCCACTTTTTATTTTTCATTAAAACTAATACAATAGCTATAGGTGGCATGTCCAGGATTTAAATTTAGCGAGGACAAACGAATAATTGTATAAGGTAAAAAAGTTTAAGATTTTTAACTAAAAGTTTTGAAGTTTTTTCCTCTAGTGAGGGCGAGCGCCCCTATTAACTGTACTGTGTTCTCCCCTaactccagcattgattagcgtTCGTAATTATGGATCCATTTTACAAGtatattattgtattttgtatataTAGGAAGCTTATAAGGGGCGGTAACTCGTGCTTAAGGCTCTGTTTTGTAATGCATTTCAAATATCTTATTTGGTCAAATtagtttatttgaccaaaatttcaggtatcTTATTTTTTTTAAAGCGTTTGACAAGTAACTTATCTAACCAAACAAgctaaaattatttttatttggtttccattagatttgttttcgattataaTTATTCTTTGTAAGTGTCGTATGACGTTTTATTAATGGATTGTtcttttctctcaaaaaaaaaaacaagctacctgaaatgaaatgctacgtAGAGtaacatttgagatttcaggtacctgagttgcttttattttccttttttaacTGTTAAATCTATACTATCATTTTACGTCATTTCTTCAAATCAGTtatcttttcagttagtttgcaaAACATTTGTTTATATAATCAattaccttatcagctcctaattttcagttttcttgaagtacCTTTTTAaatttcagttagcttttcaattTTAAACTACTTTTTTTTCCAGTTATTTTTAGCAAATAGAGCCTAAATAATAGTTATACGGCCCATTGATAGAAATTTTTCAGAAAATTACTGTCTGTATGCACATGGAAACAAATGTGAAAATTCTTACTATTCTTGAAATTTTTGCAGTATTAATTTGACTTAATTAACAATTGATGTCCATTCCTCAGAGAAAGTTAATCGATACAGCGTATACGTACCATACAAGTTATAATTGTACCATCGTGAATATTTTGTTGGTACGACTATTCAAAATTCCTCTAAAATTTtcttaaattcaattaaaaataaataacctAATTACTCCAATTTGCcgtctttaataattatgttttgaCACTACTAACTGAGAGAAAGTCTTCAGAGGGATGCTCTCGTAATAAATTTGTTGCAAGACTTCTACCTCGGTCTcattgtctcaatcatttgtacaaaactgaaaattgaaaattagataaaaggtaaataaatgacgaAAATAAGAAGAATTTTATAATTAGATAAAACTAAAAGGCCATCCAATGCAATAATAAAAATTTACATTCTTAATATCAGTCATTTATtcaactttaattaaaatatcgtACGGGATTAAGGGAGTATTAGACATTATAAACACCACAGTAACATATAGTTATAGTGCAACATAACACATCTTTCTAATTTAATCAATCCATCTTAATTATACCTTGTTTTTATATATTATGGATCTCACAATGTTAGGTTCAAGCTTAGTCCAAGAAGACATTAATAAATTTGTTCAAAACCAAGGTTATGGAGTTAAAGGTCTAGTTGATATAATAAAAATTAAAACCCTACCAAAACAATACATCCACCCTAAAGAAGATAGGTTCAacataaataataacaataataataacaataactgTATCCCAATTATCGACATGTCGAACCCAAACAAAGAACTACTAGAAAAATCGATATGTGAGGCCGCAGAGAAATGGGGATTCTTTCAAATAGTTAACCATGGAGTGCCTCTTGAAGTGTTAGAGGAAGTAAAGGCGGCCACGTACCGTTTCTTCGAGGAACCGGTGGAGGAGAAGAGTAAGTACATGAAGGGTAAATCGACTTCGAATAATGTAAGGTATGGTACGAGCTTTGTACCTGAAATGGAAAAGGCTTTGGAATGGAAGGATTATTTAAGTCTCTTCTTTGTTTCTCATGAAGAGGCTAATTTACTTTGGCCAACTGCATGCAggtaactaactaaactaaacaCATGCAATAATAATACAATTTTTTTTACGTAAGTGTAAAGTTGAATGAGACATACTAAGTAAGTACGTAGAAAACGGTTAATTATTTAAAAACAAATGCATGTAAGGATAATTTTTTTATACTTAAaagattacaaaaaaaaaaagcaatgaaTAATATTCTAATATTGTTCGAGTATCACACTTATTGAATATTTGTTGTGAGGTATATAAATAACGTGCCTCTTATTATCTCGTAAGTCATAATAAAATTGAGCAGCTGCCACTACcccaaagtaaaaaaaaaaaaaaaaaccagttAAAACGACGGAGTTTTGCTACCGCAAATTTGAACATTTGTGAAAGAACAATTACGACAAAATGCATAATTATAGTACTGTAGTAAAATTTGGGTGTTGCAATAGTAAATGATGTAGTACTCCAAGGAGCAGGTCCAGGGTTCGAACCTGGCTACTCCATCTCATTTCATTTCAGGGTGTCtttgtcaattgtttaccttttttatttggggatgtttttgattaataatttgatcattcacactcagtttggtccacttgtcatcaaataattggtcatcttctcttttctttggTCATTGTGTTAAAagtaaagaataaataaatgaccGATAAATGAGTAGTTAGACAGATTGTCTTACATGACATTTTACGTATTTGATTCGTCAAAACATACCTATCGGCCTTCTAATCTTATTCCACCGGTATTTTGATGTGCAAGTTTCGAAAGAGAAGTTACTTTCTGATTTTTCCCCCTTCAAAATCATGACAAGTAATATTTTTTCTAAATTTTATTTGGGGTGTGCTAAATAAGTTTAAAGGCGTTTTACACAATTTATTGAGTAATAACTATGTTAGCTTCCGATTTAAACGCGTCATGATATTTGTATTAATAAATCCGTTTGTTATAATGTTTGTGTAAGAAGGACTTATATACGAATAACTTGAAATTTTCCTTGCAGGAATGAgaccttggaatttttgaataGTACAGAAATGATAACAATGCGACTCATGGAAATACTTATGAGGGGACTCGATATTGATGAAATTGATAAGAGAAAAACAACGTTACTAATGGGGTCTAAGAGAATTAATCTTAACTTTTACCCGAAATGCCCTAACCCAGAGCTAACATTTGGAGTAGGTCGTCACTCAGATGTATCTACACTTACCATCCTTCTACAAGACGATGTAGGGGGTCTATATGTTCGAGGTTTAGATGGTAAGAGTTGGACTGACATCCCTCCAGTAAAAGGAGCACTCGTGATAAATGTAGGAGATGCCCTACAAATCCTAAGTAATGGCAAGTACCAAAGTGTAGAACATTGGGTGGTCGCGAATGGAAGTAAGGAAAGAGTTTCGGTCCCAATATTCGTAAGTCCGATGCCAAAGGCTATTATCGGTCCTTTTGAAGAGTTGCTTGAAAGAGGAGAAACGGCGTTGTATAAACAAGTTCTTTACTCGGATTATGTTAAGAACTTCTACAAGAATGTTCATGATGGTAAAGCCACAATTGATTTCGCCAAGGCTTAGCTTGTTTCAATGTTTTGTTTATCAACATTATTACATCACTCATGTCTGTGTATTTATCAAATTAATTAGTGTATCAAAGTGTGgtaaatgtatatatatatatatataaaaagaaagaGTGAGCATCCGGTGAGTCCAGCTTCTTAGATGAGTCCGTTCCTTGAATAAGGACCATTTGATCAACAAGATCCAACAGCCCACATCGAGCCACGTCACCCCCAAATAATCTGccaaattataaaaattaaacaCTGGCAACGCAAGTCTCATTATTGTCTTGATTTTTACGCCAAACATTGCTAGGGCTTCTTCTAAGGATTCGTCGCTCAACCATGGGACGG
Protein-coding sequences here:
- the LOC141622476 gene encoding feruloyl CoA ortho-hydroxylase F6H1-3-like, giving the protein MDLTMLGSSLVQEDINKFVQNQGYGVKGLVDIIKIKTLPKQYIHPKEDRFNINNNNNNNNNCIPIIDMSNPNKELLEKSICEAAEKWGFFQIVNHGVPLEVLEEVKAATYRFFEEPVEEKSKYMKGKSTSNNVRYGTSFVPEMEKALEWKDYLSLFFVSHEEANLLWPTACRNETLEFLNSTEMITMRLMEILMRGLDIDEIDKRKTTLLMGSKRINLNFYPKCPNPELTFGVGRHSDVSTLTILLQDDVGGLYVRGLDGKSWTDIPPVKGALVINVGDALQILSNGKYQSVEHWVVANGSKERVSVPIFVSPMPKAIIGPFEELLERGETALYKQVLYSDYVKNFYKNVHDGKATIDFAKA